Below is a window of Lacibacter sp. H407 DNA.
AAATTTTAAACAAAGATGGTGTTGCAAATGCAATTGTGGTAGGAGGCATGGGAAGAGAAAGAAATCTAGTAATTGATAAACGATTAAAAAATTTTACTCCTACAACAAAAATCAAAGGCGAAGTTAATCGTGAAGGAGTAAGAAGATTGACGCCTAGAGAATGGGCAAGGCTCCAAGGGTTTCCTGATCATTATGTTATAGATAAAGTAGCAGATGCGTCTGCTTATAAGCAGTTTGGTAATTCAGTTGCAGTGCCTGCAATACAAGCAACAGCTGAATTGGTTATCGAAAAGATTCAAAAACACCTAAAATAATTTTTATGGCATTATCTGGTAATAAAGGAGAATGGAGTGAAGTATATGTTGTACTCAAGCTGTTAGCAGAGGGTAAACTTTTTTCTGCTGATAGTAACTTAAACAAAATAGCTGGGACATTCAATCCAATTATAAAGATCATACGTGAACAAGCTCAAAATTCTACTATTGAATACTTGATTAATGGGAACATAAAAGTGGTTGAGGCAAATACAAAAAATGTCTTAGTTGAATTAGCTACTTCAGTTTTTATTAGAGAGGCAAAGAAACTATTCAAAAGTATAAAGCAAGGGAAAGGAAATGCATTTTCTATTTCAGCAGTAGAATCTTTTTTACAAAGTATAAGCATCACACAACTAAAAACTAAAAGCGTAGAAAAGGCTGATATTATTTTAGTGATTCATGATACGAACACAGCGACAACACCGAAACTTTCCTTTAGTATTAAATCACTTATAGGTAAGGAGCCTACATTGCTAAATCCTGGACCTGGAACAAATTTTATCTACAAAATAATTCCATCAAATGGCGGAAAATCTATTGATGTAGCAAAGTTTAATAAAGCGACAATAGCTAAGCCTAAAATTACTAATCGAATTAATAAGCTAATTAGTGACGGTTATTCAATCCAATTTAAAACAATTCAATCAGAAAACTTCTTATTAAACCTTCAGTTACTTGACGGTGATTTACCAAGAATTCTTGCTGAACTGTTATTAATTAAATACAAATACTCAAAATCAAAAACTAAAGAGTTGTTATCCTTAGTTGAACAAATCAATCCCTTAAATTATGACTTAGGCAAAGGGCATCCTTTTTATAAATATAAGCTTACAAGTTTGCTTTATGATTATGCTCTTGGTATGACACCTGAAGTAGTATGGAAGGGACAGTATAATGCAAACGGAGGTATTATCGTTGCAAAAAATGATGAGGACGTTATTTGTTATCATATTTATGATAGAAATCTTTTCCAAGATTATTTGGTTAATAATACCAAGTTTGAGCAGGCCTCTACTGGCGAAGATGAAAGTAATCCTGGGAAGCCCCGAACAAAAAAGGGAACCAAGACATATCATTATGGTTGGCTTTACGAAGAATCTGGCGAGTATTATTTAAAGCTAAATCTGCAAATTAGGTTTATTTGAGAACTAGCTTTTTTAGTGTAATCATTCTTTTTAGATGAATCCTCTGCTTTTTATAAGTAAAATCTGCATAGACGACTCATACGACACTTGTTTATAAGGCTTCAATTTTTGTTGTAACGGCCTCTAGTGATTGTTCAAAGAAACCTCTTTTCATGAAGCTAACGGGTTTAGTACCTCCAATAAGATTTATATACTTAGTTATAAACCTGGTTTTATCTTCAAATTTATTTTCAAATAACTGGGGGTTGTTTTTGATAAAAGATAAAATGCCAATAACAGCTTCTTTATGTCTGGATAAATTATATGTTCCAAGAGTGCGTGTAGCAAAATCAACATTTCTGTATAATACCTCAGTCAGATGATATGGGTTTTCAGAATTTTCTGCGTCATAAGAAAGATAGGCTGACCACCATAAGCCCGAAATTCCATGTCTTAAAAAATTTGACTGCGTCGGGCTGGAAATAAACCAGTGATCAAGAATATACTTAGAAGGATCCTTAGCATTATTAGTACGAATTCCAGGCCACCTCATGCTCATGTATTTAAAGCAATCGACATGTGCGAGATAAATCCAAAATCTTTCATCTGAAGCTTGTAAAGGGGTCAAGTCTTTATATGCGATATGAATTTTTTTAGCATTTTCACAATCTTCAAATCCTTTTGATGATGTGTCAGTAGTTATCAGCGATAATTTATCAGGTGCATTGATTGCTGGTGTTACGAGCGTTGACTGATCGTCAAAAAGGAAAGTATCGCTTTGATAGTATTTAATTAAAGATCCATTCTTGATACCTTCTTTTAACTTATCTAAATAGGAACGTTTAAATATTTTTTGAAACTCCATATATTACTACATTAATTTTCGTCAACGTTATCAGTTTGCTTGTTAAAAAGATCTCCGATTAGTCTGCTGACTGGAAGGCCCAGAAGTTTTTGTACAATTTTAGGAATATTGATTTCTTCAAAAGGTATTTGCGGCATTTCATTCATAACTCGATTATTAATAACCTGAGCCCAAGCATACGTTTCAAAATCTGCAGGCTCTTTTATGAGCCGATGAATTGCATGAATTAAAGTAGACAAGACGATAGAAGAATGAAATAAAGATGCCAAAATGGGATCTTTTCCAATCCTTGGATCACTATATTTTTCATAGTCTTTTTGAGAAAGCTCTACTCTGATCTTAGGTCCGTCTAAAATTATATTAAAGCCACCTGTTTCTTCGCTTCCCTTTATTATTTCCATAAAAGAGGAAACTGCTTTTAATTTTTGATATGAAATGCTAGCAAAGAAAGAAGATTCACCCATATATGCGAGAATATCTCCTTGTTCAATATCAAACTGATAGCCCCCGAAGTCGTTATGAAAATATCTATTTGAATAGTTTGCAAGCTTTTCATTCGCAACTACAAGAAACAATAGGTTTACCTGATTTCTAACTTCATTTTTTGCAATTAGAATTTTTTGCTCTTTTTGTTGTGTTGTAAACACCTTTCTATATAATGTGGAAGAACAGCTTACTTCACATGCGAAAGACAATTTGCCCACTTCTATGAGCTGATTTATCTCGTCATTATTTATAATATATTCAAAAGAAAGAATATAGTTTTCTTTATCTGTTTTGTCATCGTAGTTAATATTCATGGTTGGGTATTCACCAATATAATCATCTCCCAACCCACTGACAGGATGCGGGAAGGAATAGCCGTTAAATTTCATAAGATTTTAGCTTTAATGAGTGTTTTTGATTACTATCAAACTTTACTTTCAATTCATTCCACCCTGCTTTAAGTGCTACGTGTTTTATTTTATTGGCATCGACTTTTAATATATCTGTATCATGAGCCGCCTCACTAATTGTTAGCATGTCATCCTTTTCAGAATCATTATCAACTCCTGCATGAAGTTGTAATTCTGCATTTGCATTTTTCGAACTAAAGATTCTGATAATATGTTCAAATCTGCCATCTGCTGTTTTTGTGGCAATAACTCTTGTCTTTACTGGCAAAACGATTTTTATTTTTTCAAGCCCAGATTCATTTCCTCTTGCAGTGCTTTGTCCAGGCAAAAGCCCTGGAGCTAATGCAGGTTCTCCACCTTGAGAGTCTGTATTAATACCTATTGTTCCCGTAAAAACGTTATCATCACCTTCAGGATTTACGTTACCTTGTGTATTTCTTGAAATATTTTGATTTCTAATTGCAAGCTTTATAGGTTCTTCACTTTCATTTAACGTGTTTTCAATTGCGGTTTCCTCAATTGTGGCTTCTTCGGAAATATTAAGCCCCCCTACAGCATCACCATCTCCCGTTTCATTTTCTTCAAGTAGATCTTCAGGAATATTTAAATAGCGGTCTAGTCCAATAATACGCTGCTTTTTTCCTGTATCTGCCGTCATCAATGTTTCCAGACATTTTTTGACAAATGATTTTAGCTCGTTTTCTGCAAGTGCTGCTTCTGTATGAGGCCTTTCATTATCCAGGTAATTATTTTTCTTCCACTCATTGTGCTGTGGATTTTCCATTTGTCTCAATATCTCATTCCCTTTTTCGTTATCACACACAAAAACACCTGCATAATTAAAACCCCTATTGTCAGTTTTTTTAAAAACCACCATTTTGGGACTACGCATATACATTATTCTGTTAGGGTAGTTATCTTTTAGAAAAACAGCCAGCCTCACTTTTCCGATAGTTGGTAATTCGTCTTCAAAGTATTTGGTAAATCTGGAATCTTCTTTAAATTTTATCGCTTTAAAGTAAGGGTATGGATTCCAGTTTTCTGGTTCATTCACGCTGCCGTCAGGAAGTTCATCTGAATAATACTCGAGCATAACTTGTTCAAGATTACTTTTGTCAATTGTAATACCATCGACGTCTGCAACTAGGTGTTCTTCCCAAATTGATAGCCAGAAATTATTTAGTATTGATTTTATTAAACTGGTTTTCCAAACGTGTTCATCGCTTTTAAATCCGATAATTATAATATCTGTTCCTGTCTCATTTCTTCTGAATAAATCTGGAAGTAAGTCAGGATTATCAATTGCTTTTCCATTTTCGAATCCAAACAAACCGGTATAATCAGATTTTTTCCCTGATTCATCTTTATGAGTTGTTAATCTGGCCTTTCCCCTAAATATAAATTTGTCACTATCATAAATGCTCGAGACAGTGATTATTCTCAATGGCGAAGCGGCGTAATAAGCCCCTTTACCAAACCCAAATGATCCCCCGGCACCTGCCGATGCTTTGTTAGTTACCCCTACCGCATCCATAAATGCATAAAACTTGCATCGTGTGTCATCTGGGCTATATTCAAGGCCTGTCGTATTATAATCGCTTATTCTAAGACATGTGATGGCTTCTTTACTTAGGATGTCCTGAGCGGTATTGCAGAAGTTAACAAAAGGCTTATCTGCAGAATAATAATCTGAGCACATTTGATATCTCTTTGATACATCAAAAAGCTGGGGTAAATCTTGTTTTAGAATAGTAAATAGGGAAAACTTAACCTTTACCGGTTGCGATTTATCAACAACAGCATCAAGACTATTTTGAATAACTTCTCTTGCAAGAGAATAGTATTTGTCACCTTTAAAAGTTTGGGTAATTGAATCTTTGGGACCATGTTCTTCGGAGCCGCTTGGGCCAAAATACCATTGAAGCATTTATGGGTGTTTTAATGGGTAGTAAGATAATTAATCTAAAATAGCAGATAAAAAATAAATGCAATGTTTTTTCTCTTCAATTTTCAACGAAGCTCGATGTAAACTATTTTCCATCCCCCCAACACATAACTTGTACTTCTCCTGCCGCCAATTTCTTTCACCTATATTCTTTCTGCAGCAAATCCTGTATATCTCGCAAGGCCGTGTTACAGGTTTGTCCCAAAATCGTTCAGACTGGTAGAACCGTTCCGACCGTTGCTGAACAGGGTTGCCAACTCTTCGTTACAAAAAAGCCCTCCGCTACCGGAGGGCCTGCTATAAAACAAAAGAACATTTACTTCTTCTTGTAATCACTCACTTTTTCATCGAACTGCACCATCTTCCCCTTCTCCATCCGGATACCGTTGACTACATTCATCGAGTCGGCCACAACATTCGCCTCTTTCCTGTTTTGTTTGTATCAGAGGGTACCATTCGAACGATCAAAAGGAAGAATACTCCTTTTGGGGTATATATGCCTCGTGTTACATCCACTACTTTTACAGGCCGCCTTTCACACACATTAAAATCCGTTTCATGAAGAAGCTATCCGTATTTCTCTGTTTTGTTTTGATGTTATCTGCCTGTTCAAAAAAAGATAAAAATACTCCGGCTGCAGCGGCAGAAACAACCATACTAACACTGGATTCTGCGTTTGCCCTGCCGGGCGATCCATTAAAAATTAAACTGAACAGGAAGATCACGCAAACAGAAATTATCGTAAACCTGGGCACAGTACAAACAAAGGCGTATGCCGGCAACGATTCAGAATATGTTTTCTTTTTACCTGTTATGATGCCGGGGAAAACGGCCGTAACGATTCCGTCGATCACAAATTCAAACAGCTTAACCCTCAATGTTCGTGACTATACAGTAATTGCTGATCCGCAAATTGTGATCAACGAGTTTGTTACGAAACGTAACAGTTGTATTGATTCGCTGGCAAAAAGCGTAGCAGGAAGCAGCTACCAGACCTCTCCTGAAACCTCTTTAATGATCAGCCAGTTAAAAGAAGAGTGGGACGATCAGTTGGCTAAACTGCAGGTAAATGACAAACTGCTGCTTGCTTATATTTTAAAGAAGATGATGCCGCAGCCTTCAGATTTTTCATCCATATTTCGTCAATCGAATAATATATTGAACAAAGAGCAGGGATTAATAGATGCGGGAGAAAAGTTGGTTTCATTGGCGAACAAATTTGTGATATTACAAATTGCCTGTGTTGTTCAAATTCCGATTATTGCCGGAAGCCTGATTTGGACGGTTGCGGCACCGAATCCCATCTCAGCACTTATACTGGCCGGTTCTATTATCACGTTTATCATTTTGCGGGAGGCGGTTATCCGGCAAGCTGAACGTGTTGGCGAATTGCCGGGAATTTTGGAGTCAATCTTCTCTACCAATGTTAAGCGGGTAATGGCAAACGAGTTCAATAACAATACCGAGAAGACGATTGCGCTGGATGTTTTGTTTCGTAACCTGAAATCAACCGACCAAACGATTCAGCAGAATATTTCCAAGGCGTTTACTTCAGATAATGAGCTGCAGACAGAAGACCGGGAAGTAGAAAAATTATACACAAAAGCAAAGCAGTATACCTCCAAATTAAAAGCGCCTTATAAACCATACGCTGCAACCCTTGGAACCTATCCCCAGGTTACCAATACGGTGCCCGGAACAGGGAGTGAGATTATTATAAAGGGCGTAAGTGATAACCGTATCAGCTATACATCCTCTTTAACGAACGGTAACAGGATGATAAAAATTTCATCTTCTTCAACACAGGAAATCAATTTCGATATTAACGTAGCAGTGAAAAGACCGCTTGATGGTGTTGAGTTTGTAAAAAATATTCCTTGTGTATTTATACCCGTACCCGATTCAACAGACTTTTATAAAAACCTGGTACTGGGTAACTGGACAGTCAATTGGTATGATGGCCCTAATGGAGATAAGTTTCTCCAGGAAGATAAAATTGAAGTGAAGCCAAATGGGGTTGCAACGAGGTATGAATCGAGGTATGCCTCCGGATTGGTGGAACAGTATTCAATCGCTTATTCATGGAGCGTAACAAAATCAAATGGAAATTATATTATGGCAATTAATTCCCATTCCGGAAGGATTACGCCAACGCAATTGCAGTTTACACAGATAGGACTCTATAAAACGATCACACAAAAAATGTGATGAAAGACAATACATAAACAAACTGTTCATTTCATACCAGATTGCATACGTATTAATAAAAAAGCCCTCCGCTAACGGTGGGCTTTTCTATAAAATGCAATCACGTTTACTTCTTCTTCTGGTAATGGCTCACTTTTTCATCGAGCTGCACCATTTTACCATTCTCCATGCGGATGTCGTTTACTACATTCATCGAGTCGGCTACACCTTTTGCATCTTTCCAGCTTTGTTTGTACCAAAGGGTTACCCACTCCGTTTTTTTATCGGCTGATATAACGGATACATAGTCACCCATGGTCACTACAAGATCGTTATACATGTTGCGTGCATCGGCGAAAAATTTCATGGCACTGTCACGGCTGAGTTTTGCCTGGTAATAATCAAAGTCGAGTTGAATAGAATCGCCTGTAGCATTGGCCAGTGCTGTAAAGTCTTTATCAACAAAGGCTTTTAAACCAGCCATGGCAGCAGCTACATTTTCTTTACTGCCGATCGACCAGTCTTTGTAAGGAGCCGACAATGTGTAAGGCAGTGTTACCTCAGCAGCTGCAGCGGCTTCGGATGTTGCCGGTGCTTCAGTGGTTTTGGTGTCGGCATTGTTGCAGGAATCCAAGGCAAAGACAAGGCATAAAAAAGCAAAGATCTGTTTCATGTAAAATTGGTTTTGGGTTTAAAAAAATAATGCAGGAAAAGGGAGGGAAGAGATGTAACCGGTACGTGAACGGTTACGATCAGGTAAGAAGGTAGTTGATTAAAACAGTAACTGCAAGCATTCGATGGCTTTTCTGCAAGCGTTCAGACCGGTAGAACCGTTCTGACCGTTTGTGAACAGGGTTGCCAACCTTTCGAAGGTTGGCAACCCTTACTCCTCCGTGCCAATCGTTCAGACCGGCGGAGCCGGGCCGACCGTACTTACTGCTTACTGTTGTTGGGTGTTTTTTATCTGTGTAATTCTGTGTTCATCCGTGGCCAAACTGGCTTACCCACCCGGCGCTACCATTTCCTGCGACAGTGCCATCATAGCCGTAGCAACTGCAGCAATCACAAACTGAAATTCCTTGCTTTCATTTTTCGGCAACCACACAAAATTTTGCTTGTGTGCCATCAGTGGTAAACCTCTGAACTGTACAGCACCAATGGAAATGCCGTTTTCCCGGAACACATAACCCAGCACATACATCGCTTTCTTCCCATCAGCATAATGATTCACCGGCAGCAGTTCAATTTCACGGATGCCATTGGTGAGCACTCCTACGATCTCTTCTGAAATACTTACAACACCTGCTGTTTCCTGCTGTGCTGTGCTGAAGATCCAATCACTTGTATCGGCCGAAAGTATCGTGGTAATAAGGTCGGTCTTGCCCCGATTGTAAGTGGCGGGTCCTTCGTTGCGGCCAAAAATATTGTTCTTGGGTTGTGTGTAATAAAGTGTGGTGGTGGTAGCCATGTTTACAATGGCTGTATCGGTCTCGTTGCGCAGGAGTTTGAATGATCGTTTCTGCTTAATGTTTTGTTCCACTTCTTTCACGTTCGATAAAAGACGTGAGAGCACATCTTGCTGTTCGGTTGTTGTATTTGATTTGCTTGTCCATCCTTTGCGGCTGTTGAGTAAACGATAAGGACCAAATTCATAGCGCAGGAAACCAATCCCTGTTTTTTGTTTTACCTGTAAGGGTTCGGCAAGTTGTGCAATGTTAGCAGGCAACTGCATCAGTTTTTGCGCATTGCTTTGTTGTATTACAAACAGCAAACATAATATGATACTATTGCGGAGCATCGTAGTTTGAAGTTAACTTTTTTTCATCATCCGTTGTTTCATCCGGTCCATCATTTCCTGATTGTTCATCATATTTTCATACATGTGGATCATGATGTTGCTGTCGGTTTTGGAAGCTTCCATCAGGTTGCTCATCATGGTGTTCATCATACCGGGGTTGTTCCGCATCATTTCCATCATCACACCAATATGTTGTTGCATACTGTCTCTGCTGTTCATTATGGCATTCATCATTTCTCTTGCCATTTTATCGTCATTAGCAATTGTGTCGATGATGGCCGTTCTTGTTTCTTTGTTGGCAAGCAGTTGATTGACGGTGGGGGTGTTGGTACAGGCGGCAAACAATAACACGAAGCTCATTGTACACAGCATTGTTTTAATATAGTTCATAGTGTTCATTTGTTTGTGGGGCGTAATACGCACAGGAAATTGTTGCGAGGTATAAACGACATTCGGCAACGATATTACGACAGGCAATCGCTGATTGGTTGCAATGTTCCAGGTGTGAAAATTTTTCACATTCTTCAGCGCAGGTAGTGCAGATCTCAATACATAAGCGGCATACTTGTGTGAGCAGTTCGGTGCTGCTGTCCATTGCTTTTGTAACCAGTTTGCAAATGATCACCGCCGTGTGATTTAATTTTGCACAGCGGGTTAACACATAGCTTTCTTCTTCCAGAAGGCATGCACCTGAACAATGAGTAGAAGCTTCCAGACATTCTTCCAGCAGGTGTTTCAACGATTCATGATTCATACATTTCCGGCTTGCTATGTACAAACAACTGTACAATAGCATGAAGGTAGATTGCTTTGCTGCCCTCACTGTTACAGAGAAACCTAAATGGTTTATACAATTCACAGGTTCATCGAACCAAAAAAATGGACTTGAAGAAGAGCATCTTCCACTGCTGTTGTAAACAGTCGAAACGAAACAGCATCGCTGTACTGGTTTCTTTCGCATTCTCGGGCAGACCTTTTATTTTCACAAGATGAAAGCACTGCTGATCATTGTTTCTGTTCTTGTAGTGGTGCTGCTTTTTGTACAATGCAGCAACAACGTGCCGAATAAAAAAGATCTTGATGAAAACATGATCGATGTAGCGATGTACAGCGATAATCTTGGATTATACCTTCGCAAACAGGATGCTGATTATTCGCTCTGGTTATTGGAAGGATTGGATAGCACATTGCATGTGCTTGCCGTTACATTTACCGAACACCGCAAACTGGTGCGGCCCTTTCAACAATCATATCACAAAGAACTTGCACCGCCCATCAATCAAATTCGCAAGGCATTACAACAAACGAATTTTCCTGCTGCTGTTGAATCGTATCGTTTACTCATTAACAACTGCAACGATTGCCATATTGATCTTGAGATAGATAAAAACGTTGTTGACTGGAGCAAAGAGGGGGTGCATTAAATGAAACAAAGATTCATTCAATGCAAATGATTCGGTGAATAAACCGGGTGTGTTTTCTTTAAGCGTTCAGACCGGCGGAGCCGGGCCGACCGAACTACATGGTTGTCAACCCTCACCAACAATACAATCTGTGTTCCTCTGCGTTCATCTGTGGCAAACCCATTCGTGTAGATTCGTGCAATTCGTGGCTACCATTAATT
It encodes the following:
- a CDS encoding HpaII family restriction endonuclease, whose amino-acid sequence is MALSGNKGEWSEVYVVLKLLAEGKLFSADSNLNKIAGTFNPIIKIIREQAQNSTIEYLINGNIKVVEANTKNVLVELATSVFIREAKKLFKSIKQGKGNAFSISAVESFLQSISITQLKTKSVEKADIILVIHDTNTATTPKLSFSIKSLIGKEPTLLNPGPGTNFIYKIIPSNGGKSIDVAKFNKATIAKPKITNRINKLISDGYSIQFKTIQSENFLLNLQLLDGDLPRILAELLLIKYKYSKSKTKELLSLVEQINPLNYDLGKGHPFYKYKLTSLLYDYALGMTPEVVWKGQYNANGGIIVAKNDEDVICYHIYDRNLFQDYLVNNTKFEQASTGEDESNPGKPRTKKGTKTYHYGWLYEESGEYYLKLNLQIRFI
- a CDS encoding four-helix bundle copper-binding protein yields the protein MNHESLKHLLEECLEASTHCSGACLLEEESYVLTRCAKLNHTAVIICKLVTKAMDSSTELLTQVCRLCIEICTTCAEECEKFSHLEHCNQSAIACRNIVAECRLYLATISCAYYAPQTNEHYELY
- a CDS encoding DUF6339 family protein, giving the protein MEFQKIFKRSYLDKLKEGIKNGSLIKYYQSDTFLFDDQSTLVTPAINAPDKLSLITTDTSSKGFEDCENAKKIHIAYKDLTPLQASDERFWIYLAHVDCFKYMSMRWPGIRTNNAKDPSKYILDHWFISSPTQSNFLRHGISGLWWSAYLSYDAENSENPYHLTEVLYRNVDFATRTLGTYNLSRHKEAVIGILSFIKNNPQLFENKFEDKTRFITKYINLIGGTKPVSFMKRGFFEQSLEAVTTKIEAL